From Trueperella pecoris, a single genomic window includes:
- the gap gene encoding type I glyceraldehyde-3-phosphate dehydrogenase gives MTIKVGINGFGRIGRNFTRAALAQGADIEIVAVNDLTDNKTLAHLLKYDSILGTLDKDVTYTDDEIKLGDHAIKAFAERDPANLPWGELGVDIVIESTGRFTNAEDAKKHIEAGAKKVLISAPAKNEDITIVMGVNDGDYDAAKHTIISNASCTTNCLAPMAKVLNDEFGIVKGLMTTVHAYTADQNLMDGPHKDLRRARAAALSIIPTSTGAAKAVALVLPELKGKFDGYALRVPTPTGSATDLTFEAEREVTVEEVNAAIKKAAEGELKGILKYTEDPIVSKDIETDPHSSIFDAGLTKVIGNQVKVVSWYDNEWGYSNRLVDLSVLVGKSL, from the coding sequence GTGACCATTAAGGTTGGAATCAACGGATTTGGCCGTATCGGCCGTAACTTCACGCGTGCAGCTCTTGCGCAGGGCGCGGATATTGAGATCGTTGCTGTTAACGACCTCACCGACAACAAGACCCTCGCACACCTGCTGAAGTACGACTCGATCCTCGGCACCCTTGACAAGGACGTCACCTACACCGATGACGAGATCAAGCTGGGTGATCACGCCATCAAGGCATTCGCTGAGCGCGATCCCGCCAACCTCCCCTGGGGCGAGCTTGGCGTTGACATCGTCATCGAGTCGACCGGTCGTTTCACGAACGCTGAGGATGCCAAGAAGCACATCGAGGCTGGCGCCAAGAAGGTTCTCATCTCCGCTCCGGCGAAGAACGAGGACATCACCATCGTCATGGGTGTTAACGACGGCGATTACGATGCTGCCAAGCACACCATCATCTCGAACGCTTCCTGCACCACCAACTGCCTCGCACCGATGGCTAAGGTTCTCAACGACGAGTTCGGTATCGTCAAGGGCCTCATGACCACTGTTCACGCATACACTGCTGACCAGAACCTCATGGACGGCCCGCACAAGGATCTGCGTCGTGCACGCGCCGCTGCCCTGTCGATCATCCCGACCTCCACGGGTGCCGCTAAGGCTGTCGCCCTCGTGCTCCCGGAGCTTAAGGGCAAGTTCGACGGCTACGCACTGCGCGTTCCGACCCCCACGGGCTCCGCTACCGACCTCACCTTCGAGGCCGAGCGCGAAGTCACCGTTGAGGAAGTCAATGCCGCCATCAAGAAGGCTGCTGAGGGCGAGCTCAAGGGCATCCTGAAGTACACCGAGGATCCGATCGTCTCGAAGGATATCGAGACCGATCCGCACTCCTCGATCTTCGATGCTGGCCTGACCAAGGTTATCGGCAACCAGGTGAAGGTTGTTTCCTGGTACGACAACGAGTGGGGCTACTCGAACCGCCTCGTTGACCTCTCCGTTCTCGTTGGCAAGTCGCTCTAA
- a CDS encoding phosphoglycerate kinase, with translation MRTIDSLGDLAGKKVFVRSDFNVPLDKEKNITDDGRIRAALPTLTRLIDAGAKVIVSAHLGRPKGQVNPEFSLAPVAARLGELLGKDVKLAEDTVGESAKALTSEMADGDVVLLENVRFDPRESSKVDAEREELAKEYAALADAFVSDGFGVVHRKQASVYDIAKELPSAAGELVFKEIDSLSKATKNPARPYTVILGGSKVSDKLGVIDNLLDKADRLLIGGGMAYTFLKAMGNEVGTSLLEEDFVEKAAEYLKKAKEAGVEMLVPVDNVTAPEFNADAPASIYDTGAMPEGEMGLDIGPQTRKLYADAIADSKTIVWNGPMGVFEFPAFANGTKAIAEAMENAEGFTIVGGGDSAAAVRNLGFDEAKFDHISTGGGASLEYLEGKELPGIAVLED, from the coding sequence ATGAGGACCATTGATTCGCTCGGCGATCTCGCCGGCAAGAAGGTTTTTGTTCGTTCGGACTTTAACGTTCCGCTCGACAAGGAAAAGAACATCACCGACGACGGCCGTATCCGTGCCGCTCTTCCGACTCTCACGCGCCTCATCGACGCCGGCGCGAAGGTCATCGTCTCTGCACACCTTGGTCGCCCCAAGGGTCAGGTCAATCCTGAATTCTCTCTTGCGCCCGTGGCGGCGCGTCTTGGCGAGCTGCTTGGCAAGGACGTCAAGCTCGCCGAGGATACCGTCGGTGAGTCTGCCAAGGCCCTGACCTCCGAGATGGCCGATGGCGACGTCGTCCTGCTCGAGAACGTCCGTTTCGATCCGCGCGAGTCTTCGAAGGTGGACGCCGAGCGCGAGGAGCTGGCCAAGGAATATGCGGCTCTGGCAGACGCCTTTGTGTCTGACGGCTTCGGAGTTGTACACCGCAAGCAGGCCTCCGTCTACGACATCGCCAAGGAGCTTCCGAGTGCCGCAGGTGAGCTGGTCTTCAAGGAGATCGACTCCCTGTCGAAGGCGACGAAGAATCCCGCGCGTCCCTACACCGTGATCTTGGGTGGATCGAAGGTCTCGGATAAGCTCGGCGTCATCGATAACCTCCTCGACAAGGCAGACCGCCTGCTCATCGGCGGCGGCATGGCTTACACCTTCCTCAAGGCAATGGGCAACGAGGTTGGCACCTCGCTCCTCGAAGAGGACTTCGTCGAGAAGGCTGCCGAGTATCTGAAGAAGGCAAAGGAAGCCGGCGTCGAGATGCTGGTTCCGGTCGATAACGTCACCGCTCCCGAATTCAACGCGGACGCTCCGGCCTCCATCTACGACACGGGCGCCATGCCCGAAGGCGAGATGGGCCTTGACATCGGCCCGCAGACCCGCAAGCTTTACGCCGATGCGATCGCCGACTCGAAGACGATCGTCTGGAATGGCCCGATGGGCGTCTTCGAGTTCCCGGCATTCGCCAACGGCACGAAGGCTATCGCGGAGGCGATGGAGAACGCCGAGGGCTTCACCATCGTCGGCGGCGGCGATTCGGCCGCGGCTGTCCGCAACCTTGGTTTCGACGAAGCAAAGTTTGATCACATTTCCACCGGTGGCGGCGCCTCCCTCGAGTACCTCGAGGGTAAGGAGCTTCCCGGTATTGCAGTTCTGGAGGACTAA
- the tpiA gene encoding triose-phosphate isomerase, giving the protein MTRTPLMAGNWKMNLDHLEAISLVQKLALTLKDLKHDFATTQAAVIVPFTDIRSVQTLVDGEEFEIAYGAQDVSIHDKGAYTGEISTAMLTKLGCTYVVVGHSERREYHGETSELVGQKAKKVLDAGMTPIMCCGEALDVRKEGRQVEYVLGQIEDMLAGLSADEVATSVIAYEPIWAIGTGEVATPEDAQEVCGAIRGKVAELYNEATAQAVRIQYGGSVKSSNVKDIMAQPDVDGALVGGASLDAEEFAKIVTFLA; this is encoded by the coding sequence ATGACCCGCACCCCGCTGATGGCAGGCAACTGGAAGATGAACCTCGATCACCTCGAGGCCATCTCCCTCGTTCAGAAGCTTGCCCTGACACTCAAGGATCTCAAGCACGACTTCGCGACCACGCAGGCCGCGGTCATCGTTCCGTTCACGGACATCCGTTCTGTTCAGACCCTCGTTGACGGCGAAGAATTCGAGATCGCCTACGGCGCACAGGATGTTTCCATCCACGACAAGGGCGCATACACGGGTGAGATTTCCACCGCGATGTTGACCAAGCTTGGTTGCACCTACGTCGTCGTCGGTCACTCCGAGCGTCGTGAGTACCACGGCGAGACCTCCGAGCTCGTGGGTCAGAAAGCAAAGAAGGTGCTTGACGCCGGCATGACTCCGATTATGTGCTGCGGCGAGGCACTCGACGTGCGCAAGGAAGGCCGTCAGGTCGAATACGTCCTCGGCCAGATCGAGGACATGCTCGCTGGCCTCAGCGCCGACGAGGTAGCAACCTCCGTTATCGCCTACGAGCCCATCTGGGCCATCGGCACGGGCGAGGTCGCTACCCCGGAGGATGCTCAGGAAGTCTGTGGCGCTATCCGTGGCAAGGTCGCCGAGCTGTACAATGAGGCAACTGCACAAGCCGTGCGTATCCAGTACGGCGGCTCGGTGAAATCGTCCAACGTCAAGGACATCATGGCTCAGCCTGACGTTGATGGTGCCCTGGTCGGTGGTGCCTCGCTCGACGCCGAGGAGTTCGCCAAGATCGTGACCTTCCTCGCTTAA
- the secG gene encoding preprotein translocase subunit SecG, translating into MQALLVICIVLLVLSSLLLIGSILLHKGRGGGISDVFGGGISTSMRSSGVAERNLNRITIGVAIVWALSVVFIGLITKIQS; encoded by the coding sequence GTGCAGGCACTCCTTGTCATCTGCATTGTTCTGCTCGTCCTGTCGAGCCTGCTTCTCATCGGCTCGATCCTGCTTCACAAGGGCCGTGGCGGAGGCATTTCCGACGTGTTCGGTGGCGGTATCTCGACCTCGATGCGCTCCTCAGGTGTCGCAGAACGCAACTTGAACCGCATCACGATCGGCGTCGCGATCGTCTGGGCACTGTCCGTCGTCTTCATTGGGTTGATCACGAAGATTCAGTCCTAG
- a CDS encoding glucose-6-phosphate dehydrogenase assembly protein OpcA produces MQIISNTTSARLARKLNDNRGEGGSALGKVLNLIAVVKDEDGVRSVVESALDVAQAHPLRIIVVLPEASDEAEPHLDAEIMDHEDVGSAEVIILRPYNGAGTNQVSLVIPLLLPDAPVFTWWVQEAPRNPSDNGLGQISSRRITNANSTRNPVATLTQLAQHRQPGDTDITWAGITIWRSQLAALLNEAPHEEVTRAEVGGNTNRAGSNMLAAWLALRLGVQVKLVHTDAAGIDSVILHRASGPLTIKRPKDGDIAVLSRPGRSDLQISMPMRTLQAQLIEELRTVGDDSEFAAVISEGLGLIQ; encoded by the coding sequence ATGCAGATCATTTCGAACACCACCTCAGCGCGGCTGGCGCGCAAGCTCAACGACAACCGCGGCGAGGGCGGGTCAGCGCTAGGCAAGGTACTCAACCTCATCGCCGTCGTGAAGGACGAGGACGGCGTCCGCTCCGTCGTCGAATCGGCCCTCGACGTGGCTCAGGCTCATCCGCTTCGCATCATCGTCGTCCTGCCTGAGGCCTCCGACGAGGCCGAACCACACCTTGACGCCGAAATCATGGATCACGAGGACGTCGGCTCAGCCGAGGTCATCATCCTGCGCCCATACAACGGCGCGGGCACCAACCAGGTCTCCCTCGTCATTCCGCTACTGCTCCCCGACGCGCCCGTGTTCACGTGGTGGGTGCAGGAAGCTCCGCGCAATCCTTCCGACAACGGCCTGGGACAGATTTCCTCCCGCCGCATCACCAACGCCAACTCGACCCGGAATCCCGTGGCCACGTTGACGCAACTCGCCCAGCACCGACAGCCTGGAGACACGGATATCACCTGGGCTGGCATTACCATCTGGCGCTCGCAGCTGGCGGCGCTCCTCAACGAGGCGCCACACGAGGAGGTTACCCGCGCCGAGGTCGGCGGCAACACGAATCGAGCTGGCTCCAACATGCTGGCCGCGTGGCTCGCGCTCCGGCTCGGGGTGCAGGTCAAGCTCGTCCACACGGACGCCGCAGGAATCGACTCAGTCATCCTCCATCGCGCGTCGGGGCCGTTGACCATCAAGAGGCCCAAGGACGGCGACATCGCCGTTCTCTCCCGCCCCGGCCGCTCCGATCTGCAGATCTCGATGCCCATGCGGACCCTCCAGGCCCAGCTCATTGAAGAGCTTCGAACCGTCGGTGATGACAGCGAGTTTGCGGCGGTGATCAGCGAGGGCCTCGGGCTCATTCAGTAA
- the zwf gene encoding glucose-6-phosphate dehydrogenase has translation MEKEWVNPLLSDSDTRMLRVASPCGLVLFGITGDLSKNKILPAIYDLSHRGLLPASFTLIGVARPKASIPNLAAWVEDAIRDGAKTGIDETALSQLMAGFRVVEGDYDSPETFCQLNAALSAAEKERGTGGNYAFYLAIPPTLFPQVLTELKEADLDNHDHGWRRVVIEKPFGNDLRSAQELDRIVTDVFDESSIFRIDHYLGKETVQNILALRFANELFEPIWNNAHVDHVQITMAEDIGIGSRAGYYDGVGAARDVIQNHLLQLLALIAMEEPTSFEADALRREKEKVLTATHLFGNAGNSSVFAQYASGWQGGENVRSYLDEDGVSPDSRTDTYAALRLGIDTRRWAGVPFYLRAGKRLGRRVTEVALEFRRPPFLPFTDEQAAGMGSNTLVIRIQPDEGVTFRFASKVPGAQMLLRDVTMDFGYGHAFTEYAPEAYERLILDVLLGEPPLFPRQTEVELSWKLVDQVTKYWENSSRPLETYEPGSWGPLASDAMLGQDGRTWRRP, from the coding sequence ATGGAAAAAGAGTGGGTCAATCCTCTCCTGTCCGACTCGGACACGCGTATGTTGCGCGTTGCTAGCCCATGTGGCTTGGTCCTTTTCGGCATCACCGGCGACCTGTCGAAAAACAAGATTCTTCCGGCGATCTACGATCTTTCGCATCGAGGATTGCTTCCAGCTTCGTTCACGCTCATCGGCGTCGCGCGGCCAAAGGCGTCCATCCCCAACCTCGCCGCCTGGGTGGAAGACGCGATCCGGGACGGCGCGAAGACGGGCATCGACGAGACCGCTCTGAGTCAGCTAATGGCGGGTTTCCGCGTCGTTGAGGGAGACTATGACTCCCCCGAGACGTTTTGCCAGCTCAACGCCGCGCTCTCGGCCGCCGAAAAGGAGCGCGGGACGGGCGGGAATTATGCCTTCTACCTCGCGATCCCGCCCACGCTCTTTCCGCAGGTGCTCACCGAGCTCAAGGAGGCCGACCTCGACAATCACGACCACGGCTGGCGTCGCGTGGTGATCGAGAAGCCCTTCGGAAACGATTTGCGTTCGGCCCAGGAGCTCGACCGCATCGTCACCGACGTCTTCGACGAGTCCTCCATCTTCCGCATCGATCACTATCTTGGCAAGGAAACGGTTCAAAATATCCTCGCCCTGCGCTTTGCCAACGAGCTCTTCGAGCCTATCTGGAACAACGCCCACGTCGACCACGTCCAGATTACGATGGCCGAAGACATTGGCATCGGCTCACGCGCGGGCTACTACGACGGCGTTGGCGCGGCACGCGACGTGATCCAGAACCACCTTCTCCAGCTCTTGGCGCTCATCGCGATGGAAGAACCCACGAGCTTTGAGGCCGATGCGCTGCGACGCGAGAAAGAAAAGGTTCTCACGGCCACGCATCTTTTCGGCAACGCTGGTAATTCCTCCGTCTTTGCCCAGTATGCTTCCGGGTGGCAGGGCGGGGAAAACGTCCGCTCGTATCTCGATGAGGACGGCGTCTCTCCCGATTCGCGGACGGACACATACGCCGCACTACGGCTCGGAATTGATACCCGGCGGTGGGCGGGCGTGCCGTTCTACCTGCGCGCAGGCAAGCGCCTCGGTCGCCGCGTGACCGAGGTCGCCCTCGAGTTTCGCCGCCCGCCCTTCCTCCCGTTTACGGATGAACAGGCAGCGGGAATGGGCTCGAATACGCTGGTGATCCGCATCCAGCCCGACGAGGGCGTGACCTTCCGTTTCGCCTCGAAAGTGCCGGGAGCGCAGATGCTGCTGCGCGATGTCACGATGGATTTCGGCTACGGGCACGCCTTTACCGAATACGCTCCCGAGGCCTACGAGCGACTCATCCTCGACGTCCTCCTCGGTGAGCCGCCGCTCTTCCCTCGTCAAACGGAGGTGGAGCTGAGTTGGAAGCTCGTCGACCAAGTCACGAAATATTGGGAGAATTCGTCACGTCCCCTTGAAACCTATGAGCCGGGCTCGTGGGGGCCTCTCGCCTCAGACGCCATGCTCGGGCAAGACGGACGCACCTGGCGCCGACCCTAG
- the tal gene encoding transaldolase — MTNLARLSDLGVSIWLDDLSRGRLTSGNLAQLIAEHNVVGVTTNPAIFQASISGSDDYREDVKRLADKGLTAEQIITELTTDDVRRACDVFADTFAASSGYDGRVSIEVDPRLAHNPAPTLAQAKELWAKVDRPNAMIKIPATAAGLPAIREAIAEGISVNVTLIFSVERYEAVIDAYLTGLEKALKNGKDLSKIHSVASFFVSRVDTEIDKRLEKIGGQSALCMRGKAGVANARNAYAAFVKHFEESDRFRDLEEEGANLQRPLWASTGVKNPDYSPTMYVDQLATKFVVNTMPEATLWAVKDSAQFDGDTVRPSLDSAKNTMDHLVLLGIDLPQVAAQLEEEGVEKFEAAWEELIDTVSDAMN, encoded by the coding sequence ATGACCAATCTTGCACGACTGTCCGATCTGGGCGTCTCGATCTGGCTCGACGACCTCTCGCGTGGCCGCCTCACAAGCGGCAACCTCGCCCAGCTCATCGCGGAGCACAACGTCGTTGGCGTCACAACCAATCCGGCGATCTTCCAGGCCTCGATCTCGGGCTCTGACGATTACCGAGAAGACGTCAAGCGCCTCGCAGACAAGGGCTTGACCGCCGAGCAGATCATTACGGAACTGACCACGGACGACGTCCGCCGCGCCTGCGATGTCTTCGCCGACACCTTCGCAGCGAGCTCGGGTTACGACGGGCGTGTCTCGATCGAGGTCGATCCGCGCCTCGCACACAATCCCGCTCCGACCTTGGCCCAGGCCAAGGAGTTGTGGGCCAAGGTTGATCGACCCAACGCCATGATCAAGATTCCCGCCACGGCCGCCGGGCTTCCGGCTATCCGCGAAGCTATTGCTGAGGGGATCTCCGTCAACGTTACGCTCATCTTCTCCGTTGAACGTTACGAAGCGGTCATCGATGCCTACCTCACCGGCCTCGAAAAGGCGCTAAAGAACGGCAAGGACCTGTCCAAGATCCACTCCGTCGCGTCTTTCTTCGTTTCCCGCGTGGATACGGAAATCGACAAGCGTCTGGAAAAGATCGGTGGCCAGTCCGCGCTGTGCATGCGCGGCAAGGCGGGAGTGGCGAACGCGCGCAACGCCTACGCCGCCTTCGTCAAGCACTTCGAAGAATCCGATCGTTTCCGCGACCTCGAGGAAGAAGGTGCGAACCTTCAGCGGCCGCTGTGGGCATCCACCGGGGTGAAGAATCCCGACTACTCCCCCACCATGTATGTCGACCAGCTTGCGACCAAGTTCGTCGTCAACACGATGCCCGAGGCAACGTTGTGGGCTGTTAAGGATTCGGCGCAGTTCGATGGGGACACGGTTCGCCCCAGTCTTGATAGCGCGAAGAACACGATGGATCACCTCGTCCTACTCGGCATCGACCTGCCGCAGGTTGCGGCCCAGCTCGAGGAAGAAGGTGTGGAGAAGTTCGAAGCCGCCTGGGAGGAGCTCATTGACACAGTGAGTGACGCGATGAACTAG
- the tkt gene encoding transketolase, producing the protein MTTFEWSDLDQKAVDTGRVLAADAVQKVGNGHPGTAMSLSPAAYVLFQKVMRHDPHDDQWLGRDRFVMSAGHSSLTQYVQLFLAGYGLEMDDLAALRTEGSLTPGHPEYGHTKGVEITTGPLGQGLSSAVGMAMAARRAHGLLDPDAPEGESIFDHFVYVISGDGCLEEGITSEASSLAGTQKLGNLILIYDDNRISIEDDTSIAFSEDVLARYAAYGWHTQHVDWLNGGDYHEDVEALFNAIEEAKKVTDKPSIIKLSTIIAWPTPTKQGTGAAHGAALGEDEIRQTKEILGLDPDKSFFIAPEVLEHTRSQAAAKAKAAREEWQAKFDEWAAANPEQKNLLERLQARELPEAFEDAFPTFEAGKAVATRAASGVVLNAVKDVLPELWGGSSDLAGSNNTLLKGEPSFFPEDRSSSMFPGNAFGRNLHFGVREHGMGAIVNGISLHGLTRPYGGTFFVFADYMRPAVRLAAIMKTPSIFVWTHDSVGVGEDGPTHQPIEHLWAYRAIPGLDIVRPADANEVSYAWRGILERTDRPAGIILSRQNLPVPARGEGEATADTLASAEGVLKGGYVLADAERVDVVLIATGSEVAVALEARQELAKEGIGARVVSMPCIEWFTEQDEDYRESVIPSSIKARVSVEAGSTFGWRTFVGDAGRMVGIDHFGESAAGDLLLDKYGINAANVARAAKESIAAAK; encoded by the coding sequence ATGACGACGTTTGAATGGAGCGATCTCGACCAGAAGGCCGTTGATACCGGCCGAGTTCTCGCCGCAGACGCTGTCCAGAAGGTCGGCAATGGCCACCCGGGAACTGCAATGTCGCTTTCCCCTGCCGCCTACGTCCTCTTCCAGAAGGTCATGCGCCATGACCCTCACGATGACCAGTGGCTCGGCCGCGATCGCTTCGTCATGTCGGCAGGGCATTCCTCCCTCACCCAGTACGTCCAGCTCTTCCTCGCAGGCTACGGCCTCGAGATGGACGATCTCGCGGCTTTGCGCACCGAGGGCTCCCTCACTCCGGGACACCCTGAGTATGGGCACACCAAGGGCGTCGAGATCACCACCGGTCCGCTCGGCCAGGGGCTGTCCTCCGCCGTCGGCATGGCCATGGCCGCCCGCCGCGCGCACGGCCTCCTCGACCCCGACGCCCCCGAGGGCGAGTCCATCTTCGATCACTTCGTGTACGTCATTTCCGGCGATGGCTGTCTCGAGGAGGGGATAACCTCCGAGGCTTCCTCGCTCGCGGGCACCCAGAAGCTGGGCAACCTCATCCTCATTTACGACGATAACCGCATTTCCATTGAAGACGACACATCGATCGCCTTCTCCGAGGACGTCCTAGCTCGTTACGCGGCTTACGGCTGGCACACCCAGCACGTGGATTGGCTCAACGGTGGCGATTACCACGAGGACGTCGAGGCCCTCTTCAACGCCATCGAGGAAGCCAAGAAAGTCACGGACAAGCCCTCGATCATCAAGCTGTCCACCATCATCGCGTGGCCGACGCCAACCAAGCAGGGAACCGGCGCCGCACACGGCGCCGCACTGGGCGAAGACGAGATCCGTCAGACGAAGGAGATCCTCGGCCTGGATCCGGACAAGTCCTTCTTCATCGCCCCCGAGGTTCTTGAGCACACCCGTTCCCAGGCCGCAGCGAAGGCCAAGGCTGCCCGCGAAGAATGGCAGGCCAAGTTCGACGAGTGGGCGGCAGCGAACCCGGAGCAGAAGAACCTGCTCGAGCGCCTCCAGGCACGCGAACTGCCCGAGGCCTTCGAAGACGCCTTCCCCACGTTCGAGGCCGGCAAGGCGGTTGCCACTCGCGCCGCATCGGGCGTCGTCCTGAACGCCGTGAAGGATGTTCTGCCAGAGCTGTGGGGCGGTTCGTCCGATCTGGCCGGATCGAACAACACTCTCCTCAAGGGCGAGCCGTCCTTCTTCCCCGAAGACCGCTCCTCGTCGATGTTCCCCGGCAATGCTTTCGGCCGTAACCTTCACTTCGGAGTTCGCGAGCATGGAATGGGAGCGATCGTCAACGGAATCAGCCTTCACGGTTTGACCCGCCCGTACGGCGGCACCTTCTTCGTATTCGCCGACTACATGCGTCCGGCCGTACGCCTGGCAGCGATCATGAAGACCCCATCCATCTTCGTCTGGACCCACGATTCGGTGGGCGTTGGCGAAGATGGTCCGACCCACCAGCCCATCGAGCATCTGTGGGCCTACCGTGCGATTCCAGGCCTCGATATTGTTCGCCCCGCCGACGCCAACGAGGTCTCCTACGCGTGGCGCGGCATCCTCGAGCGCACCGACCGCCCGGCAGGCATCATCCTCTCCCGCCAGAACCTTCCCGTGCCCGCACGTGGCGAGGGCGAGGCAACAGCCGACACGCTTGCCTCCGCCGAGGGCGTTCTCAAGGGCGGTTACGTCCTAGCGGACGCCGAGAGAGTCGACGTCGTCCTCATCGCCACCGGCTCGGAGGTCGCGGTTGCCCTCGAGGCTCGTCAGGAGCTCGCCAAGGAAGGCATCGGTGCTCGCGTCGTTTCCATGCCGTGTATCGAGTGGTTCACCGAACAGGACGAGGACTACCGCGAGTCGGTCATTCCTTCGTCGATCAAGGCGCGTGTCTCCGTCGAGGCCGGTTCTACCTTTGGTTGGCGCACCTTCGTCGGCGACGCCGGACGCATGGTGGGCATTGACCACTTTGGCGAATCCGCCGCAGGCGATCTGCTCCTCGACAAGTACGGCATAAACGCCGCCAATGTCGCACGGGCCGCCAAGGAATCTATCGCGGCAGCGAAGTAA
- the xerD gene encoding site-specific tyrosine recombinase XerD, translating to MSRRAEVHSDTFDADIRQYLAHLSVERSLSEHTIAAYRRDIDHYVAHLRTRGVSAFTDATAEDAVSFVDYLREGRSGKAFATSSVARMTTAIRRLHEFLLLEGRTTSDPTADLHPPKLGGRLPKAITVEEMNRLIEAASFGDGTVALRDRALVEILYGTGARISEAVGLTAGDIDLDSATIRLFGKGRKERLLPLGRYAVEALEAYLVRGRPALAAKGTGTASLFLNKRGKPLTRQSAWNAIAEIAQRARIEGVSPHTFRHSFATHLLQGGADVRIVQEMLGHSSVTTTQIYTKVTGTTLREMYASSHPRALHT from the coding sequence ATGAGTAGACGCGCAGAAGTGCATAGTGACACGTTTGACGCCGATATCCGCCAATATCTCGCCCACCTCAGTGTCGAACGTTCGCTGTCCGAGCACACGATCGCCGCCTACCGCCGGGACATTGACCACTACGTCGCGCATCTGCGCACCCGCGGCGTTTCGGCCTTCACGGACGCAACCGCTGAGGACGCCGTCTCCTTCGTCGACTACCTGCGTGAGGGGCGTTCCGGAAAGGCTTTCGCCACATCGTCCGTGGCCCGAATGACGACGGCCATTCGCCGCCTCCACGAGTTTCTTCTCCTCGAAGGGCGCACGACGTCGGACCCCACAGCCGACCTTCACCCTCCGAAGCTTGGGGGCAGACTCCCGAAGGCCATCACCGTTGAAGAAATGAATAGGCTCATTGAGGCGGCGTCGTTCGGGGACGGGACCGTCGCGCTTCGCGATCGCGCCCTTGTCGAAATCCTCTACGGCACGGGCGCGCGCATCTCCGAGGCCGTGGGGCTCACGGCCGGCGATATCGACCTCGATTCGGCGACTATTCGCCTCTTCGGCAAGGGGCGTAAAGAACGCCTCCTGCCACTCGGGCGCTACGCGGTCGAGGCGCTTGAGGCCTACCTGGTTCGGGGCCGGCCAGCGCTGGCTGCGAAGGGCACGGGGACGGCGTCGTTATTCTTGAACAAGCGCGGAAAGCCGCTGACGAGGCAATCGGCGTGGAACGCGATCGCCGAGATAGCCCAACGAGCCCGGATCGAGGGCGTCTCGCCGCACACGTTCCGTCATTCGTTTGCCACCCACCTGCTCCAGGGCGGGGCAGACGTTCGTATCGTCCAGGAAATGCTCGGGCACTCGTCGGTGACAACCACGCAGATCTACACGAAGGTGACGGGAACGACCCTCCGTGAAATGTATGCCAGTTCCCACCCGCGTGCCTTGCACACGTAA
- a CDS encoding ParA family protein, translating to MTPVQTDLLNELDPDRDFPLPPDLDSHGPARIIAMCNQKGGVGKTTTSINLAAALAEYGRKVLIVDFDPQGAASAGVGINAMMLERTLYDEMLSAKPDITRIIHHTSTENLDIVPANIELSAAEIQLINEVAREQSLMRVLRPVVGKYDVIIVDCQPSLGLLTINALTAAHGVMIPLEAEFFAMRGVALLIDQIERVQDRLNPQLTVDGVLLTMVDTRTLHAREVISTIRQQFADKVFDTQIPRTVRFPDATIAAEPITAYDPKSKGAEAYRRLARELISRGGAP from the coding sequence GTGACTCCTGTACAGACTGATCTTCTCAACGAACTGGATCCGGACCGCGATTTCCCATTGCCTCCGGATCTTGATTCCCACGGCCCGGCGCGCATCATCGCGATGTGTAATCAGAAGGGCGGCGTGGGCAAAACGACGACGTCGATCAACCTCGCCGCGGCGCTTGCTGAATACGGTCGGAAGGTGTTGATTGTGGACTTCGATCCGCAGGGCGCGGCGTCGGCGGGCGTGGGCATCAACGCGATGATGCTCGAGCGTACCCTCTACGACGAGATGCTCTCGGCCAAGCCTGACATCACGCGTATCATCCATCACACGTCCACCGAGAACCTGGATATTGTGCCAGCCAATATCGAGCTGTCCGCCGCCGAAATCCAGCTCATCAATGAGGTGGCCCGCGAGCAATCGCTCATGAGGGTCTTGCGGCCCGTGGTTGGCAAGTACGACGTCATCATCGTCGACTGCCAGCCTTCGCTCGGCCTCCTCACGATCAATGCGCTGACCGCGGCACACGGAGTCATGATCCCGCTCGAGGCGGAGTTCTTCGCCATGCGCGGCGTGGCGCTCCTCATCGACCAGATCGAGCGCGTCCAGGATCGGCTCAACCCGCAGCTGACCGTTGACGGCGTGTTGTTGACGATGGTCGACACCCGCACGCTGCACGCGCGCGAGGTCATCTCGACGATTCGCCAGCAGTTTGCTGACAAAGTATTCGACACCCAGATTCCGCGCACCGTGCGCTTCCCCGACGCGACGATCGCCGCCGAACCGATCACCGCCTACGACCCGAAATCCAAGGGAGCGGAGGCGTACCGCCGCCTGGCGCGCGAGCTCATTTCCCGCGGCGGCGCGCCGTAG